The genome window AGGGCACGGTGGCGCGCGACTATACGCAAAACCTCATCGCGCAATTCGCCGCGCATTGCTCGGTGACCCTCGTCGGCTCGAAACGCCTGGCGAGTCTCGCCGAGAGCTACATGCATGGGGAAAGCGTGAGAGACGCCGACATCGGCGCCGAGATCGCTCCCTGTTTCCAGGAAGAAGGCGGCAGGCGCACGGACGCCGTCGTTCTCGCCTGCACGCATTATCCGCTGCTGGTCGATGAGTTCAAACGCCTCGCGCCCTGGCCGGTCGAATGGATCGACCCCGCGCCGGCGATCGCGCGGCGCGCGGATCAATTGCTCGGCGAGCGCTTCGGCCCCGACGCCGCGGGAGACCGCCAGGGCTCCCGCTGCGCCAATTTCACCAGCGGCGTCCGTCCGCTGGCGCCGCTCGCCGCAACGCTCGGGCGCTACGGCCTTGCGTGGGCCGCCGTCGCCCCTACCGTTTAGTGCGGCGCGTGGTCGAGTTTCGCGAGCGCCTCTTTCGCATGCTTGACGCCGCCCTTGGCGTCGCCCTTTTCGCCAAACTTGATCGCCTGCTTCAAATGGACGATGCCGGCGCGCACGAAGCGGTTCGACTTTTCCTTCTGGGCGGCCTGAGCGTGCGTCAAAGCTTCCTTGCCGTGTTCGACGACCCCTTCGGCCTTGCCTTCCAGACCGGCGTCCACCGCCTGGCGCGTATGGGTGATCGCTTCGGCGACATGATTTTCCTGCGCGAGGGCGATTGGCGAGAACAACG of Methylocystis sp. SC2 contains these proteins:
- the murI gene encoding glutamate racemase; protein product: MTRPPKLLIFDSGLGGLTVFAETVKLRPHADYLYCADDAGFPYGSWKEPELVERVMELMERLIAEHAPDIVVIACNTASTIVLHSLRVHWPALPFVGTVPAIKPAAERTRSKMISVLGTQGTVARDYTQNLIAQFAAHCSVTLVGSKRLASLAESYMHGESVRDADIGAEIAPCFQEEGGRRTDAVVLACTHYPLLVDEFKRLAPWPVEWIDPAPAIARRADQLLGERFGPDAAGDRQGSRCANFTSGVRPLAPLAATLGRYGLAWAAVAPTV
- the smbP gene encoding small metal-binding protein SmbP yields the protein MIRRTLIALVSLSVAALFSPIALAQENHVAEAITHTRQAVDAGLEGKAEGVVEHGKEALTHAQAAQKEKSNRFVRAGIVHLKQAIKFGEKGDAKGGVKHAKEALAKLDHAPH